One Campylobacter concisus DNA segment encodes these proteins:
- a CDS encoding DUF3137 domain-containing protein, protein MQADELKGIDLSDLDELEKERLAMGQKAFKMIVYGFLGIIVATGFLASLHLGNLFFFLLIGGVFYLSKTINGLKNELVAKFKQKVVGVIVKNYGLNFSANGGLSLNDFLKIYDADVNRHYAEDMIYGQIDNTQFKLCDFYAAKEVKGEKNTTTTVKFQGILLKAEFKKELNATIYVCDKKRTSDLRSDGEQATMDNPKFNELFKTYTTDQIAARYALTPKLMENLSRLRTKFNAPLSAVFLKNEIYIAIDLRKDSFEPDLKKPINSNESVQNYISSISDFSQIMHDLELNKNIWKS, encoded by the coding sequence ATGCAAGCAGACGAACTAAAAGGCATCGATCTAAGCGATCTTGACGAGCTTGAAAAAGAGCGCCTTGCCATGGGGCAAAAAGCCTTTAAAATGATCGTTTATGGCTTTCTTGGCATCATAGTTGCAACTGGTTTTTTAGCATCATTGCACCTTGGAAATTTATTTTTCTTTTTGCTAATTGGCGGAGTTTTTTATCTTAGCAAGACGATAAATGGGCTAAAAAACGAGCTTGTAGCAAAATTTAAACAAAAAGTAGTTGGCGTCATCGTAAAAAACTATGGTCTAAATTTCAGCGCAAATGGCGGACTAAGTTTGAACGATTTTTTAAAAATTTATGACGCTGATGTAAATAGACACTACGCAGAAGATATGATCTACGGACAGATCGATAACACGCAGTTTAAGCTTTGCGATTTTTATGCGGCAAAAGAAGTAAAAGGTGAAAAAAACACCACTACAACGGTGAAATTTCAAGGCATTTTGCTAAAGGCTGAGTTTAAAAAAGAGCTAAACGCCACGATCTATGTCTGTGACAAAAAGCGAACATCTGATCTAAGAAGCGATGGCGAGCAAGCGACGATGGACAACCCTAAATTTAACGAGCTCTTTAAGACCTACACGACCGATCAGATCGCTGCTAGATACGCTCTAACGCCAAAGCTGATGGAAAATTTAAGCAGATTAAGAACTAAATTTAACGCCCCGCTCTCGGCAGTGTTTTTAAAAAATGAAATTTATATAGCGATCGACCTGAGAAAAGACAGCTTTGAGCCTGATCTTAAAAAGCCGATAAACAGCAACGAGAGCGTGCAAAACTACATCTCTAGCATCAGTGACTTTTCGCAGATCATGCACGATCTGGAGCTAAATAAAAATATCTGGAAGAGCTAA
- a CDS encoding Fe-S-containing hydro-lyase, producing the protein MSEVKRITAPFDKEVVKSLKAGDNVLISGTIIAARDAAHKALTEALARGEKLPVELKGETIYYVGPTPAKPNQAIGAAGPTTSGRMDKYTPTMINKVGINGMIGKGYRNDAVVDAMKKSCCVYMVAIGGIGAVISQSIKKYEVLAYPELGPEAVARLTVEDFPAIVAIDCEGNNFYEVGQAPYKKI; encoded by the coding sequence ATGTCAGAAGTAAAAAGAATAACAGCACCATTTGATAAAGAGGTGGTAAAAAGCCTAAAAGCAGGCGACAATGTCCTAATCTCAGGTACTATCATCGCTGCTCGTGACGCCGCTCACAAGGCACTAACAGAGGCTCTAGCACGTGGCGAGAAGCTACCAGTTGAGCTAAAGGGCGAGACTATCTACTACGTCGGACCAACACCAGCTAAACCAAACCAAGCTATCGGCGCAGCAGGTCCAACAACAAGCGGCAGAATGGACAAATACACACCAACTATGATAAACAAAGTTGGCATAAATGGCATGATCGGCAAGGGCTACCGAAACGACGCAGTTGTCGATGCGATGAAAAAATCATGCTGTGTTTATATGGTCGCTATCGGCGGTATCGGAGCGGTCATTAGCCAAAGTATCAAAAAATATGAAGTCTTGGCATACCCAGAGCTAGGACCAGAGGCAGTCGCAAGGCTCACAGTAGAGGACTTCCCAGCGATAGTCGCTATCGACTGCGAGGGCAATAACTTCTACGAAGTCGGTCAAGCACCTTACAAAAAAATCTAA
- a CDS encoding fumarate hydratase — protein sequence MRTVNVKDIKETVAKLCKQACYVVTPDLKAAFTKAQTTESSSLGKDILGKILQNAKLAEEGVAPICQDTGMTVVFVEIGQDVHIEGGYIEDAINEGVAKGYTEGYLRKSVVAEPLFERKNTTNNTPAVIHTRIVPGDKFKIKVAPKGFGSENKSVLKMLVPADGIEGVKKVFLEAVKYAGPNACPPMTIGVGIGGTMDKAALLAKQAAVRPVDSKNADARYAKLEDELLELASKTGVGPQGLGGDTTAIKVNVEWYPTHIAGLPVAININCHAARHADAEL from the coding sequence ATGAGAACGGTAAACGTAAAAGATATAAAAGAGACTGTTGCTAAGCTTTGCAAACAAGCCTGTTACGTCGTTACACCAGATCTAAAGGCTGCTTTTACAAAAGCTCAAACCACTGAGAGCTCATCTCTAGGTAAAGATATCTTGGGCAAAATCTTGCAAAATGCCAAGCTAGCAGAAGAGGGCGTTGCGCCTATTTGTCAAGATACAGGTATGACGGTTGTCTTTGTCGAGATCGGTCAGGACGTGCATATAGAAGGCGGTTACATCGAAGATGCGATAAATGAGGGCGTTGCGAAGGGCTACACCGAGGGCTATCTTAGAAAATCAGTCGTTGCTGAGCCGCTTTTTGAGAGAAAAAACACTACAAACAACACTCCAGCGGTCATCCACACTAGGATCGTCCCAGGCGATAAATTTAAGATCAAAGTAGCGCCAAAAGGCTTTGGTAGCGAGAACAAGTCAGTTTTAAAAATGCTTGTGCCAGCTGATGGCATAGAGGGCGTTAAAAAGGTGTTTTTAGAGGCTGTAAAATACGCTGGACCAAACGCTTGCCCTCCAATGACAATAGGCGTTGGCATAGGCGGCACTATGGATAAAGCTGCGCTTCTAGCCAAACAAGCTGCAGTTCGTCCAGTAGATAGCAAAAATGCCGATGCTAGATATGCAAAACTCGAAGATGAGCTTCTTGAGCTTGCTAGCAAAACAGGCGTCGGACCTCAAGGGCTTGGTGGCGATACAACTGCTATAAAAGTAAATGTCGAGTGGTATCCAACTCACATCGCAGGCCTACCAGTAGCCATAAATATCAACTGCCACGCTGCACGCCACGCAGACGCCGAGCTTTAA
- a CDS encoding LemA family protein has protein sequence MNSLVIVILVVAVIFVFFISLYNSLVAKQNQVKSVEAGIDAQLKRRYDLIPNLVATAKEYMVHEKSLLENITALRESARSASTNEEKFELNNKISGLLNGLRVSVENYPDLKANQNLLHIQSTLNEVEEQISAARRAYNSAVEIYNNATQMFPSNIVASMFGFHKDVFFDIPENEAAAPNVGDLFKK, from the coding sequence ATGAATTCGTTAGTCATCGTGATACTTGTTGTCGCAGTCATTTTTGTCTTTTTCATCAGCCTTTACAACTCACTTGTTGCAAAGCAAAACCAAGTAAAAAGCGTGGAGGCTGGCATCGACGCGCAGCTAAAAAGAAGATATGACCTCATACCAAATTTAGTAGCCACTGCAAAAGAGTACATGGTGCACGAAAAAAGCTTGCTAGAAAACATCACTGCCCTTAGAGAAAGCGCTAGAAGTGCATCAACAAATGAGGAGAAATTTGAGCTAAATAACAAAATTTCAGGCTTGCTAAATGGCCTTAGAGTGAGCGTAGAAAACTATCCTGATCTAAAAGCAAATCAAAATTTACTTCACATCCAAAGCACACTAAATGAGGTTGAAGAGCAAATTTCAGCTGCGCGCCGTGCCTACAACTCAGCCGTTGAAATTTACAATAACGCCACACAGATGTTTCCTTCAAACATCGTAGCTTCAATGTTTGGCTTTCACAAAGATGTATTTTTTGACATCCCTGAAAATGAAGCAGCTGCTCCAAACGTCGGTGATCTTTTTAAAAAATAA